The Aedes aegypti strain LVP_AGWG chromosome 1, AaegL5.0 Primary Assembly, whole genome shotgun sequence sequence GATAATTTGTGtaaaaggttttaaaatatatgGATATTTGGCTAAAATGAATGCAAGAATTGCGTGTATGATTTGTACTCTTAATAATTTTCTTTGCTTAAAGGATGAAGCTCCTCAGCCAAGGTCCATAACCATCTGTTGTCTGCACTTAATAATAAGAttgaaaaagtaaacaaactctATACAGCCACAGCAATGATCACGAATGATCGTTGATCTGTTCCTGTTTGATGTGGTCCCTATTGTTGAAATACATCGTAGGCTGAAATCGAGCCAGTAAACCAACAAATTGTCCATATCTGGTAAACAACCATCAATACCCATATGAGAGATCAAAATTTAGCTCAGACAAGAATGTGCTCTGTGTGGATTAACAGATTACCCTTGACGAAACCTTACACTACTTTACTAGGTCGGCAATTGTCGATCGTGTGAGTGGATTGCTCATGGTAAGAGAGATACTGCTATATTGGGATGGTCTCCCATATTGCAGTCTGGTATGGGGGTATTGTAACCTGCTTACAACCAACGGCCTCGCGAGGGAATCAAAGCTCCCACTGTCGCCGTATGAAATGAAGGCAAAGGTCTTCTTACCATGTAGAATACACAACACTCACCACAACAGAACAACAGAACACACACTCTACATCCAGCTGTAAGTCCCATGCAACACATGTTCGCAATCTCCCAGGATGGAGAGAATCCCATGCTTCAACAGCCCAACACGAGATGGATAGCATACCAATAAGCACCATAATGGTGTATCAGTAACCCTCATGTATGCCCCTCTACTCCCAGAGCCGAGGATCTCACTCTCCACTGATCATCTGCTCTTATCACCACCCACAGATGATAAGAGATTGAGATCTCAGCAGATCGATGTCGAGAGGTAGAAGTGGAGCTCGATTGAGCTAGAACATTAGTTCCCGGTTAACTATTAAGCAGGCAGAACATACGGAAGTTCGTGGAGTGCACACAATTATTATCCAGCCTGACCGGTGTAAAATAATTCGCCTGGAAGCAAAAGGCACGGTGTGTGAAGTAGTTCAACAATTTTAAGTGGATTAGAGAAAAGATGTCCACTTTTGTGAACTCGCTGCTCGGTAGAGCGACAATGGAGTAGAGGAGGAATTTACGATGAGATCGGTAAGCGCGAAAATCCAAAGCAATCCCAAACTGAGCTGTTCTTTTGTGCCGCGAAACTAAGTGTTCGATGATTTCCTCCCTATTAAGGCCTTTCTATTATGAACAACTCTGCGGCCGTCTGAGAAAAGGTCCTGGTACGATCACGGCTCGGTGTGCTAGCGTTGGAATGACCAGCCAGTCGCTGGTGAGCCCTCTTCTGTCCGGGCAAGCATGCTGTCCGATAATCGCCGTGGGATACACTCAACTCTGACGCCCATGCACACTAACAATTAAGAGTGAACGTAGGTTAAGCTGAATTAAAAGTAAGTACTAAAATACACCACTTTTCTTATTTGCATGTAAAACTTATGCTTTGAATTCAATATGGATGGACTCGATTCATTCTTCGTCAGTGGTTCCGCTAATTCGAACAACTAATTTGTCTCCGTCTCATGCGTCCTTCTTTTGGGGAGGTGACAAGCTTTCAAGATCTCTTTTCGGCCAGAGTGGAACCTTACACATGAATactcattactcaaaaacgattgcaccaatttgcttcatttttgcaCAACAGGCTCTCATCAAACTATTGTTTTGAAAGCGAGTAACCGATCATTAGAAAAATTCTAAAGCCTGCGTTATTAAactgggttatggctacgcgtcggtctgTAAAGTCTGGCTGAATTTGAATAAGTCTTGCAAAATGAGTAGTTTGTCTTTTCGTCGATTAAAAATCTTGCAgtgccagattaatctggcatATTGGCAACCCTGCATAGTGGAGTGGATTACAAAGGAAGACGTTGTCTGCGTGATGGATGATTTTCCCGTTACAGTTTGATATTACATACAACCTGTTAAATCTGTCTGTGTTGCAATATTCCATATTCGACATGCATTTTGGCGAGGGGTATTTGAagtagaattttgaatttttggttACAAAAAAGCATGTTCAATGTTTGAAAACGTAAGCGTATTCTATCGAACATATTATACACGTTTTTGAGTAACTACCAAtataatgttttatttattttaaaaattacaatgtTTTCTTTATCTCAggagatttattttttaataactaAATTATCAGTAATGTCTTTAATAACACCAATATTAAAACGCTGCAAGAGAAAAGTTTGTATTGTATTACTAATTACTTTCTATCATATATAACACCAGCAATATACTTACTGAAGTGAGACCAGTTACTAGTGCTAACAGCGATCGCCTAGGAGGTCTGCAGTGACGTTTGCCTGATTCTTGGCAACAAAGATTTGGAAAGCAATCTAATGTGCTGTTACAGGACTTCGGATGAATATCAAATATAACAGGAGGGGGAGGCGTGCACTGCAGATATTGTGATACTGATTCAATAGCTGAAAACATAAAAGTTTTTCTTTGAGATTGAGCTTTTTTCATATTACTAATGCTTACGATATGCTAGTTGTCTAGCTGCGGGGTTATCTGACTCTTCAAATACAGGTTGAGACGTTCGGCAGTATTTTTTGTCTCCATCTGGACAACACACACGAGGCCAGCAATCATTGTCGGTTTGGCAAGTTTTAATTTCCCAAAATGTTTCTGTCAAAGGTTGCTTCGGGCATCGTCTTGGAATCCCGAAAATGGCTGAAAATCAAACAAAGACGTTTATTAGTCAAGTACTGTATTCATTATGGtgtatttcataaatttcaaccAATTATTTCAAATCACGACTAAACTTTTAAATAATAAACTCTCTATTTGcgtaatattttcttttaaaaatcactttaattttcttcttctacaatattattgaacttttttttcgatttttttatcatTGCGTTAGATATTTTGATATATTCTTTGGGGGCTGTCAATTAGACAATGTGCAAAATACGTAACAGCTCATATTTCGTTATTATTTATTGGGATAGTTTAGACTTTTTATAATCATTATATGACAATACTTACGATCATGAGGAGGTTCGGGAATAGGTTTGGGAACACCTTGCACACATCTTTTACTCCCGAAAAGATTGCAGCACCTAAAATTATTGCCTGATTTTCTACAGTCCCGGTTTCGTCTGCATAGAGTTGGTATCAACTGAAAAGGCGCTTGCTTCTCCTGTGGGCATATCAGAGTTGCTTTTGCTTTTTTGTTTAAACGGGGTTTAGGGGGTTTTATTTCATCTATATCAATCTGAGCCACACTATTTACTATTGAAAGTGTATTGTTGTTGGCATCTGTAATGTTGAGAGAATCTGCAAATAGAAATATGTGTGATACATAATTAAGTTGTCAATCAGCGGTAAATGTTTATCTTTGCATTAGTATGTATTTTATCAACTAATATATTCTATGTtccataatttcaaaatattggcATCTTCATATCGTAACAAAATCTTTTGTTTTatataatattgtgctctgaaAGATAAATCCATGGAATGTGATTAtctgaaaatatcgatataccgtcgcagcgataataaaaatcatcaaatgtttcgGATGTAGCAAATATGGAACATTCGCGTTCCTGAAGAACAAACAAAATCCTAgcatatttgaattttgacattgggTTTGAATAGCGCGTATATTATCTGCGGGTAACCACCGCCGCTAGATGTGGCTGAGCGCTGCAATAAGTAGCGTGGATagattgcacaatggtccgaaaaagtgttttctctgttctcgttgaTTTTAGATTTCAGAGAAGTTACTCGTAGTTTAATTTTGCatcttcaaagaaaaaaaaatgaatagggTGGTCCTTATTTAAGTTAAAactttgactcaaacttttttgtttgatgaaattcgtAGCTGCGCTTTTCTGCAAACTTGTAAAAACGGTTATTTTGATCAAATTAGTCGattttgagctaagtaaatgaATTCTGAAAGTTTGAACTTAGAGTGGGCCCGAAAAATCAGCTATTTTGGTCTACCTTTTTTGTTTCCAGTTTctgctgaacattgcaagtttGTAATACTAGTGGTTTAGAAGTCATAAggaaattgaagtgaaaaactatgaaagcttaagatgcccataactcatggagtagTTGTGataataattttcttttagCGGCATTCGAAAGGCCATACATTGGGAAATGAAGATGCGCAAAAACTGTGAGTACGTAATTTTTGCCATTTAGGAAATGTACTGCTAGAACTACAACAACCAAAAATTCGTCTGTAACTCACAAACTTTCAAACTAAACGGCAGGTGAGCGAGACAGGGAAAAGGAGAGGGAGAGGGAGCTCCGAAGCGTggccagcccaagggaagtatgcgtcgtcgcacagaaagatGTCCAAAGCCACGGCGAGAtcttcaaccgccaattgggcaaaacgagtaATCGCAGAGACACCGTTGAAATGTCGTAGTGAGCAGTgtttttgacgacattaagctccaacagcgaactagcagaacagctagaggctgagattgacgaagtgcatgagcacaacCCTCCTCCGATGAAGTTGTAGTTCCGGCGggggatcgaggcacaggagcagtagggaaagtttttagtggttaagcacgccttACGTGAGacacaccgtgccaacacacaacaggcttttgaagctttttgtaccctactaggggttcctggggtaatatgcaccacttaaggaaaatgtgccgaaatgaacactaaacaacatgcatgtagtgttttaatacacgaatctagttggtttgggttcaccctacatggtgttgagcgaatttttttcaaacactacttTTGCGTGAATTAGGATTTATGCGGGGCATGATGCACCGCTTTTTGGGGCAGaacgcaccacaacattgagggaagacgcacctaaacaaaggggcatgatgcaccacaacaattaggcaagatgcaccatcgtgttttaaacgtaattttatttatcgtaaaaacacgattttttgatagttttcgTGTATAAGATGATATAATTGTGCATAAATACATTAGTAAAGACTTCAAAGAACCTAACTTTCGtgattgtagtttattttgGGCTGGAGCCCCAACCGATGGAGTGCATGTTGCCCCAACCGGGCGcttaacagaaaatgttatgtaaaatagaaatcgttgtgttatttcgccaaatcatgtaaTCAACAACTTATCCAGTCTCTAATCATCTGTTTTATGGTGAAAGGTTGTGAAAATTATCAATTCACCTctttcaaaacaacaagtgaaatgatctggaaagttacatcagaatcgtgcttttcgaatttattgCTCTATCTCCTTGttaagttttccaaaatgtatcaaattctcagggtgtcaacaatttgcaacgtttcatcgatccgcatagtgtttttctctcaaaactcgtttatttcAGAGAAACTGACAGGGTGCGTTTTGCCTcggcagtgcatattaccccaggagcccctacacataaaaaaaaaaacaaaaaacacctTTTGTCGACAAAACGTCCCATGAACGACAACTTTCAAAAGAAATAAATGTCACGTCTACCCGACTatgggtaccgtaatccggggtaacattgatcatttttttttatatttcttaaaaatcttatttgaaaatgcatatgttgcaagttttatatttttaaaacaagtactgatacCCAATGCTCGTGTctgtatactgtattttgttttctgaaagtttgaagcatatttaaaaaaatggtttaagtgatttttttatttagctgatatggggtaacgttgatcacccatgaaaacaatgtacggtaatattgaaaatattattaattactgaaatcatggtccctgaagccgaatatgcttagcttagcttagcttagactgactacacatatcaatggttgctattccgtgattgaccgaagtcagtgaaaatgcacaaagaatcaactagaagttcggctgggattggccatcatcttcttcagtgtgcataattcagtgcctctatttatacagggtcaataacggcgccggccacgtccttgcagtcaggtgggattgggggaaggaatgttagtgtgtaacctttgctatttggaaaccgtgtttgcctctgcatctccacaaaggttactgggaaggatttttgttaatggggaggatcgttgggtcaaaggattcactttgataagtgattagaccatgataaatagttgtttgtcaaatataaatatgcttttatgaaaatataatattttcatttgatatgaacaatttttatgtaaaggaaaattatgccgacacttgaggtgacgaaccattcaaagtttgttgaacaaatatctaaatgtaacattcctacagctgtcaggaacatcatagaacactcttattcttatgccgacacttacagtggcgaaccatccaaagtttgttgaataaagtgaacctttcgcaagtctacacttgtagtgtcgaaccattcaaagtttttttttcataattacaaaaataaagataaaaagaaaggggtgttttgaaaacaaaaaaatgttaaacataaataattcatgaattagagtttatgtcgactctcacagtgacgaaccattcatagtttgttgaaaaatcatatttacgt is a genomic window containing:
- the LOC5565332 gene encoding uncharacterized protein LOC5565332, translated to MKLVPCNRLVKVILLLSILHHVWCRNNDLNESKSEKRRNLSRQRANKSSARIVEKTINSLNITDANNNTLSIVNSVAQIDIDEIKPPKPRLNKKAKATLICPQEKQAPFQLIPTLCRRNRDCRKSGNNFRCCNLFGSKRCVQGVPKPIPEPPHDPIFGIPRRCPKQPLTETFWEIKTCQTDNDCWPRVCCPDGDKKYCRTSQPVFEESDNPAARQLAYPIESVSQYLQCTPPPPVIFDIHPKSCNSTLDCFPNLCCQESGKRHCRPPRRSLLALVTGLTSRFNIGVIKDITDNLVIKK